The Clostridium aceticum genomic interval CCACAGGGGATGCTGGTAAACGGCTGGCTTGCGGTATTATTCAGTGGTACTGTTGTTAATATAAAACAGTTAGATGTACGCCTTTAAAGTTAAATTTAGAGGCGCACATCTATTTAGTGCACTACTAAGTCCTCTTGTTGAAGAAAAACTTCCTCATGTCTTAAAATCTGCTTTGTTCTATCGCCTTTTTCTAAGGAATCTAAATACACCACTTCCTTTGGCACAATCTTGATGGCCTTTAGCTGATCCCCTTTAAACTCTACAATTTCATTGTCTGGGTTATATTTCATAGCCTCTTCAAAAATCTTTTTATCTTGAGCACAAATTCTTGCTTCTCCAAACACCTGAACACCTTTAATACGTCTATGGTTGATATACTCTGTATTTACTAATAAACATACATTAGGATTTTGTTGAATTGCCTTAAACTTTTCTCCGCCAGCAGATAAAATATATATATCCGTTTCTTTTCCTAGAAAGTACTGTACAGGACTGCATCTAGCTATGCCGTCTTTGCAGGTAGCTAAAGAGGCACTTTTATGTTCCCTCAAAAATTCTACAATGTGTTGTCTTAGCTCTAGTGGTGCCATTTTTTTATCCATTTTTATCATCTCCTTTTAATTCATCGGCTTTAATAGTTTCATTGATCGACTTCTTTCTTACCTAAATATTATTTAGCTTTTTAAAAAAACTATACAATATTAATGAA includes:
- a CDS encoding pyridoxamine 5'-phosphate oxidase family protein, translating into MDKKMAPLELRQHIVEFLREHKSASLATCKDGIARCSPVQYFLGKETDIYILSAGGEKFKAIQQNPNVCLLVNTEYINHRRIKGVQVFGEARICAQDKKIFEEAMKYNPDNEIVEFKGDQLKAIKIVPKEVVYLDSLEKGDRTKQILRHEEVFLQQEDLVVH